Proteins encoded in a region of the Nocardia asteroides genome:
- a CDS encoding glycerol-3-phosphate dehydrogenase/oxidase codes for MAMKPDTQFLGPEQRTTAWERFGKDHFDVVVVGGGVVGAGIALDAATRGLQVALVEARDLGSGTSSRSSKMFHGGLRYLEQLEFGLVREALRERELTLSTLAPHLVKPLRFLYPLTHRVWERPYVAAGLVLYDTMGGAKSVPGQRHLTRAGALRLAPGLRRDSLIGGVGYYDTVVDDARHTMMLARTAAHYGAVIRTSTQVVGFLREADRVVGVKVRDTEDGSTGEVRGHVVINATGVWTDEVQALSNQRGRFHVRASKGVHIVVPRDRIVSDTAIILRTATSVLFVIPWGAHWIIGTTDTEWNLDLAHPAATKADIDYLLARVNEVLVVPLTPDDIDGVYAGLRPLLAGESDETSKLSREHAVARVAPGLIGIAGGKYTTYRVMAYDAVDEAAQDIPARVSPSITAKVPLLGADGYFALVNQTVQLAETYGVHPYRVKHLLDRYGSLIGEVMAFAEGKPELLQPITDAPSYLQVEAVYAAAAEGALHLDDILARRTRISIEYPHRGANCAEQVAQLVAPVLGWDEEEIDREVQTYQARVDAEIRSQTKPDDASADALRIEAPEPRPQILEPVPSEG; via the coding sequence ATGGCGATGAAACCGGATACGCAGTTCCTCGGCCCGGAGCAGCGCACGACGGCTTGGGAGCGCTTCGGCAAGGATCATTTCGATGTGGTCGTCGTCGGTGGCGGCGTGGTCGGGGCGGGCATCGCGCTCGACGCGGCGACCAGGGGCTTGCAAGTCGCTCTGGTCGAAGCCCGCGACCTCGGGTCCGGCACTTCCAGCCGGTCGTCGAAGATGTTCCACGGCGGGTTGCGCTATCTGGAGCAGCTGGAGTTCGGATTGGTACGCGAGGCGCTGCGGGAACGCGAGCTCACGCTGTCCACCCTGGCGCCACACCTGGTCAAGCCGCTGCGCTTTCTCTATCCGCTGACCCATCGCGTCTGGGAGCGCCCGTACGTGGCCGCCGGACTGGTCCTCTATGACACCATGGGCGGCGCCAAATCCGTTCCCGGACAACGGCATCTGACCCGCGCGGGCGCCTTGCGGCTGGCGCCGGGGCTGCGGCGGGACTCGCTGATCGGCGGTGTCGGCTACTACGACACCGTCGTCGACGACGCACGCCACACCATGATGTTGGCGCGCACGGCCGCGCACTACGGCGCGGTGATCCGCACGTCCACCCAGGTGGTGGGTTTCCTGCGCGAAGCCGATCGGGTGGTCGGCGTGAAGGTTCGCGACACCGAGGACGGGAGCACCGGCGAGGTCCGTGGACATGTGGTGATCAACGCGACCGGTGTGTGGACCGACGAAGTCCAGGCACTGTCGAATCAGCGGGGCCGGTTCCACGTGCGGGCGTCCAAAGGCGTGCACATCGTGGTGCCGCGAGATCGGATCGTCAGCGATACCGCCATCATCCTGCGCACCGCGACCTCGGTGCTGTTCGTCATCCCGTGGGGTGCGCACTGGATCATCGGCACCACCGACACCGAGTGGAATCTCGACTTGGCGCATCCGGCCGCGACCAAGGCCGACATCGACTATCTGCTCGCGCGAGTGAACGAGGTGCTGGTCGTGCCGCTCACGCCCGACGACATCGACGGTGTGTACGCGGGCTTGCGCCCGCTGCTGGCGGGGGAGAGCGACGAGACCTCCAAACTGTCGCGTGAGCACGCCGTCGCCAGAGTGGCGCCGGGCCTGATCGGCATCGCGGGCGGCAAGTACACCACCTATCGCGTGATGGCCTACGACGCGGTGGACGAAGCGGCGCAGGATATTCCGGCCCGGGTCTCGCCATCGATCACGGCGAAGGTGCCGCTGCTCGGCGCCGACGGCTACTTCGCGCTGGTCAACCAGACGGTGCAGCTGGCGGAGACCTACGGGGTGCATCCTTACCGGGTCAAGCACCTGCTGGATCGCTACGGCTCGCTCATCGGCGAGGTCATGGCCTTCGCCGAGGGCAAACCCGAACTCCTGCAACCGATCACGGACGCCCCGTCCTATCTGCAGGTCGAGGCGGTCTACGCGGCGGCGGCCGAGGGCGCGCTGCATCTGGACGACATCCTGGCCCGGCGGACCAGGATCTCGATCGAGTATCCGCATCGCGGCGCCAACTGCGCGGAGCAGGTGGCCCAGCTGGTCGCGCCCGTCCTGGGCTGGGACGAGGAGGAGATCGACCGGGAGGTTCAGACCTATCAGGCGCGGGTCGACGCGGAGATCCGTTCGCAGACCAAACCGGACGACGCCTCCGCCGACGCTCTGCGGATCGAGGCTCCCGAGCCCCGCCCGCAGATTTTGGAGCCGGTGCCGTCCGAAGGCTGA
- the glpK gene encoding glycerol kinase GlpK, protein MRRYVAAIDQGTTSSRCIVFDRQGRVVGVAQREHEQIFPRPGWVEHDPETIWRDTEFVLGEVLERCGLSAEDIAAVGVTNQRETTVVWDRETGRPVHNAIVWQDTRTDRLCAELAGDAGPARYQDRTGLPLSTYFAGPKLRWILDNVPGVRERAEAGELCFGTVDSWVLWKLTGEHVTDVTNASRTMLLDLRALQWDSEICGEFGVPESMLPQVRSSSEVYAAISSGPLAGVPVAGILGDQQAATFGQACLSPGEAKNTYGTGNFMLLNTGTTPVFSKHGLLTTVCYRLGDADAVYALEGSIAVTGSLVQWFRDNLGIISAADEIEPLARSVEDNGGAYIVPAFSGLFAPRWRPDARGVIAGLTRFVTKAHLARAVLESTAFQTREVVDAMRADAESQRLGLELTTLKVDGGMVGNDLLMQFQSDILDVPVVRPVVNETTALGAAYAAGLAVGYWSGTDDIRDNWAADKTWRPAMPDAERDERLAAWNKAVERTYGWVG, encoded by the coding sequence ATGCGTCGCTATGTGGCCGCCATCGACCAGGGCACGACCTCGAGTCGGTGCATCGTCTTCGACCGGCAGGGACGCGTCGTCGGCGTCGCCCAGCGGGAGCACGAGCAGATCTTCCCTCGGCCGGGATGGGTCGAGCACGATCCGGAAACCATCTGGCGCGATACCGAATTCGTCCTCGGTGAGGTGCTGGAGCGCTGCGGTCTCAGCGCCGAGGACATCGCCGCGGTGGGCGTCACCAACCAGCGCGAAACCACGGTGGTGTGGGACCGCGAGACCGGCCGTCCGGTGCACAACGCGATCGTCTGGCAGGACACCCGCACCGACCGGCTGTGCGCCGAACTGGCCGGCGACGCGGGACCGGCCCGCTACCAGGACCGCACCGGCCTTCCGCTGTCCACCTACTTCGCGGGGCCGAAGCTGCGCTGGATCCTGGACAACGTGCCCGGCGTGCGGGAGCGCGCGGAGGCGGGTGAGTTGTGCTTCGGCACCGTCGACAGCTGGGTGCTGTGGAAGCTCACCGGCGAGCACGTCACCGACGTGACCAACGCCTCCCGCACCATGCTGCTGGACCTGCGTGCACTGCAATGGGATTCGGAAATCTGCGGGGAATTCGGCGTGCCGGAGTCGATGCTGCCGCAGGTGCGCAGTTCCTCGGAGGTCTACGCGGCGATCAGCTCCGGACCGCTGGCCGGGGTGCCGGTCGCGGGCATCCTCGGCGACCAGCAGGCCGCGACCTTCGGCCAAGCGTGCCTTTCACCCGGCGAGGCCAAGAACACTTACGGCACGGGCAATTTCATGTTGCTCAACACCGGTACCACGCCGGTGTTCAGTAAGCACGGCCTGCTCACCACCGTGTGCTACCGCCTCGGTGACGCGGACGCCGTATACGCCTTGGAGGGATCCATCGCGGTCACCGGGTCGCTGGTGCAGTGGTTTCGCGACAATCTCGGCATCATCTCCGCCGCCGACGAGATCGAACCGCTCGCCCGCAGCGTCGAGGACAACGGTGGCGCTTACATCGTGCCCGCCTTCTCCGGACTGTTCGCGCCCCGCTGGCGCCCGGACGCACGCGGCGTGATCGCGGGGCTCACCCGTTTCGTCACCAAAGCGCACCTGGCGCGAGCGGTGCTGGAATCCACCGCGTTCCAGACCCGCGAGGTGGTCGACGCGATGCGGGCGGACGCCGAGTCCCAGCGGCTCGGTTTGGAGCTGACCACGCTGAAGGTGGACGGCGGCATGGTCGGCAACGACCTGCTCATGCAGTTCCAGTCCGACATCCTCGACGTGCCCGTGGTGCGGCCGGTGGTCAACGAGACGACCGCGCTCGGTGCGGCGTACGCGGCGGGCCTCGCCGTCGGCTACTGGTCGGGCACCGACGACATCCGCGACAACTGGGCCGCCGACAAGACGTGGCGGCCTGCCATGCCGGACGCCGAGCGGGACGAGCGCTTGGCCGCGTGGAACAAAGCGGTCGAGCGCACCTACGGCTGGGTCGGCTGA
- a CDS encoding PLP-dependent aminotransferase family protein, whose translation MSPTIPPLAGKLDGLRSSAIRDLLKLTARAEIVSLAGGLPDAELMPRARLAEAAAAALSHNGCLQYTESPGWAPLREVLAERESGRLGRPVPLAEVFVTHGSQQALSLLAEVLLDPGALVVVEDPAYVGALQVFRAAGARIAAVPLDAEGMRTDALTELLARGERPAVVHTVSNFHNPGGVTMSSRRRAELARLADEHGFWVIEDDPYGELWFDGPAPAPVASYSRNVIRLSSASKILSPSLRVGWMVAPDPVCRAVELLKQGADLCGSALTQQIATDLLADSAWLTAHVDHVRGVYGERAKTLVHAMRSRFGDRVRCSDASGGMFVWADFTDGTDTELLLPGALAAGVAYVPGAAFAVGGGYRNSMRMCFTTSDEPTLELAVDRLAHAVAVRNPQPTQP comes from the coding sequence ATGTCGCCGACCATCCCACCGCTGGCAGGCAAGCTGGACGGCCTGCGGAGTTCGGCGATCCGTGACCTCTTGAAGCTGACCGCGCGCGCCGAGATCGTCAGCCTCGCCGGTGGCCTGCCGGACGCCGAACTGATGCCGCGCGCCCGGCTGGCCGAGGCGGCGGCCGCCGCGCTGAGCCACAACGGCTGCCTGCAGTACACCGAATCCCCGGGTTGGGCGCCGCTGCGCGAGGTCCTCGCCGAGCGGGAGTCGGGCAGGCTCGGTCGCCCGGTGCCGCTCGCGGAGGTGTTCGTCACGCACGGTTCCCAGCAGGCGCTGTCGCTGCTGGCCGAGGTGTTGCTCGATCCGGGCGCGCTGGTCGTGGTGGAGGACCCGGCGTACGTCGGCGCACTGCAGGTCTTCCGGGCCGCGGGCGCGCGCATCGCCGCGGTGCCGCTGGACGCCGAGGGGATGCGCACCGACGCGCTCACCGAGTTGCTCGCCCGTGGCGAGCGCCCGGCCGTGGTGCACACGGTGAGCAATTTCCACAATCCCGGTGGCGTGACCATGAGCTCCCGCCGCCGTGCGGAGCTCGCGCGCTTGGCCGATGAGCACGGCTTCTGGGTGATCGAGGACGATCCCTATGGTGAGCTGTGGTTCGACGGCCCCGCGCCGGCGCCGGTCGCGTCGTACTCTCGCAACGTCATCCGGCTGTCGAGCGCATCGAAGATCCTCTCGCCGAGCCTGCGGGTGGGCTGGATGGTGGCGCCGGATCCGGTGTGCCGCGCGGTCGAACTGCTGAAGCAAGGCGCGGATCTGTGTGGTTCGGCGCTCACCCAGCAGATCGCCACCGACCTGCTCGCCGACTCGGCATGGCTCACCGCCCACGTCGATCATGTCCGGGGCGTCTACGGCGAGCGCGCGAAGACGCTCGTGCACGCGATGCGGAGCCGTTTCGGGGACCGCGTACGGTGCAGCGACGCGTCGGGCGGCATGTTCGTCTGGGCCGACTTCACCGACGGGACCGACACCGAGCTGCTGCTTCCGGGTGCGCTCGCCGCAGGGGTCGCCTACGTGCCGGGAGCGGCGTTCGCCGTGGGCGGCGGGTACCGCAACTCGATGCGGATGTGCTTCACCACCTCCGACGAACCGACGCTGGAACTGGCGGTCGACCGGCTCGCGCACGCCGTCGCGGTGCGGAACCCTCAGCCGACCCAGCCGTAG
- a CDS encoding NAD(P)H-quinone dehydrogenase — MTRIAIIGGGPAGYEAALVAAQHGASVTLVDSDGIGGACVLWDCVPSKTFIASTGVRTDLRRARDLGITLDPNQAQVQLAEVNGRVKALALAQSSDIRSKLQTVGVTVLAGYGELIDRAGGLAAHRVLAKLADGAQQTIEAEVVLIATGASPRVLPGAEPDGERILNWRQLYDLEELPETLVVVGSGVTGAEFVSAYTEMGVRVKLVSSRDRVLPGEDADAALVLEDALAERGVELVKHARADAVERTADGIVVKLSDGRTVSGSHALMTVGSTPNTAGLGLERVGIELDRGGYLRVDRVSRTSVPGIYAAGDCTGLLPLASVAAMQGRIAMYHALGEGVSPIRLKTVASAVFTRPEIATVGVSQNAIDNGEVPARTVMLPLNTNPRAKMSGLRRGFVKIFCRPATGVVIGGVVVAPIASELILPIALAVQNNLTVNDLAQTFSVYPSLTGSVTEAARLLMRHDDLD, encoded by the coding sequence ATGACCCGCATCGCGATCATCGGCGGCGGACCGGCCGGCTATGAGGCGGCCCTGGTGGCGGCACAGCACGGAGCGTCGGTGACGCTGGTCGACTCCGACGGCATCGGCGGCGCGTGTGTGCTCTGGGACTGTGTCCCGTCCAAGACCTTCATCGCCTCGACCGGCGTGCGCACCGACCTGCGCCGCGCTCGCGATCTCGGGATCACCCTGGACCCGAACCAGGCGCAGGTGCAGCTGGCGGAGGTGAACGGGCGCGTGAAGGCGCTGGCCCTGGCGCAGTCCTCCGATATCCGCTCCAAGCTGCAGACCGTGGGGGTGACCGTGCTCGCCGGGTACGGCGAGCTGATCGACCGCGCCGGCGGGCTGGCCGCGCACCGCGTGCTGGCCAAGCTGGCCGACGGCGCGCAGCAGACCATCGAGGCCGAGGTGGTGCTGATCGCCACCGGCGCGAGCCCGCGCGTGCTGCCGGGCGCCGAGCCGGACGGTGAACGCATCCTCAACTGGCGTCAGCTCTACGACCTCGAGGAGTTGCCGGAGACCCTGGTGGTCGTCGGTTCCGGTGTGACGGGCGCCGAGTTCGTCTCCGCCTACACCGAAATGGGTGTGCGGGTGAAGCTGGTCTCCAGCCGCGACCGCGTTCTGCCCGGGGAGGACGCCGACGCGGCGCTCGTGCTGGAGGACGCGCTGGCCGAACGCGGCGTCGAACTGGTCAAGCACGCCCGCGCCGACGCGGTGGAGCGCACCGCCGACGGCATCGTGGTCAAGTTGTCCGACGGACGCACGGTTTCCGGCTCGCACGCGCTGATGACCGTGGGCTCGACACCCAACACCGCCGGGCTCGGACTCGAGCGGGTCGGCATCGAACTCGACCGCGGCGGCTACCTGCGGGTGGATCGCGTTTCGCGCACGTCGGTGCCCGGCATCTACGCCGCGGGCGACTGCACCGGCCTGCTGCCGCTGGCCTCGGTGGCCGCGATGCAGGGACGCATCGCGATGTACCACGCGCTCGGGGAGGGCGTCAGCCCGATTCGCCTGAAGACCGTTGCCTCCGCGGTGTTCACCCGGCCGGAGATCGCGACCGTCGGCGTCAGCCAGAACGCGATCGACAACGGTGAGGTCCCCGCCCGCACGGTGATGCTGCCGCTGAACACGAACCCCCGCGCCAAGATGTCCGGGCTGCGACGCGGTTTCGTCAAGATCTTCTGCCGCCCCGCGACCGGCGTGGTGATCGGCGGCGTCGTCGTCGCTCCGATCGCCTCGGAGCTGATCCTGCCGATCGCCCTTGCGGTGCAGAACAACCTGACGGTCAACGACCTGGCCCAGACCTTCTCGGTGTACCCCTCGCTGACGGGTTCGGTGACCGAGGCGGCGCGATTGCTGATGCGGCACGACGACCTGGACTGA
- a CDS encoding gamma-glutamylcyclotransferase — MPIYAAYGSNMDSTQMLERCPHSPMSGTGWLEGWRLTFAGDDIGWEGPLATVVEDPNSRVFVVLYDVSPEDEQRLDRWEGSDFGIHKKIRLRVTRNADGGEPTLAWLYVLDAYEGGLPSARYLGVIADAAEKAGAPEDYVHALRTRNSRNVGPGNFG, encoded by the coding sequence GTGCCGATCTATGCCGCCTATGGGTCCAACATGGACTCGACGCAGATGCTCGAGCGCTGTCCGCACTCCCCCATGTCCGGGACGGGCTGGTTGGAGGGCTGGCGGCTCACCTTTGCCGGTGATGACATCGGCTGGGAAGGGCCTCTCGCGACGGTCGTGGAGGATCCCAATTCCCGGGTGTTCGTCGTGCTCTACGACGTGTCCCCCGAGGACGAACAGCGGCTGGACCGCTGGGAGGGCTCGGACTTCGGTATCCACAAGAAGATCCGACTGCGCGTCACCCGCAACGCCGACGGCGGCGAACCCACGCTGGCCTGGCTGTATGTGCTGGACGCCTACGAGGGCGGCCTGCCCTCGGCCCGCTACCTCGGCGTGATCGCCGACGCCGCCGAAAAGGCGGGAGCGCCAGAGGATTACGTCCACGCCCTACGCACCCGCAACAGCCGGAACGTCGGCCCGGGCAACTTCGGCTGA